A genome region from Paralichthys olivaceus isolate ysfri-2021 chromosome 6, ASM2471397v2, whole genome shotgun sequence includes the following:
- the LOC109639647 gene encoding uncharacterized protein — MDSLNRLEIYIPRETEVNTIHLCSLPASLLKRMGLPLHDSKDSKKLAIWISPAVLRRKGQKLASNAVKDSLENTSSLLGRRFRPPVGPLRMQIVSDNRSICNMLKEMTWGKTLSTCKSHTSLCPRGSPPQAGFTAIVIYHGCIYLCISKHNPSQSRQDTCDPRPAPSTHSSSSESQKKELLNDNRPRKMRTTRELTLSENKNVSPSKSAHSVRQSTDCVQQVDGHSHKDAAGQQAAEEAAAVPEQAWFHPEGDHEVGANQDSGDREMQDLASDEAEPTGQKGERDGDVHMDCSGVTNNSNQSCTGRESLVRECDFDELEREERIAQMKARLRQNEAAVNDLNSQ; from the exons ATGGATTCCCTCAACAGACTGGAAATCTACATCCCAAGGGAGACTGAGGTAAACACCATCCATCTGTGTAGTTTACCAGCCTCATTGCTCAAAAGAATGGGCCTCCCCCTGCATGACTCCAAAGACTCCAAGAAACTGGCAATATGGATTAGTCCAGCAGTCTTACGGAGGAAGGGGCAGAAACTGGCATCCAACGCAGTGAAGGATTCACTAGAAAACACGTCCTCACTGCTGGGCAGAAGGTTCCGGCCTCCTGTGGGTCCTTTGAGAATGCAAATTGTCTCTGACAACCGTTCCATTTGCAACATGCTGAAGGAAATGACCTGGGGGAAAACACTTTCCACATGCAAGTCTCACACCTCCTTGTGTCCCCGGGGCTCACCACCACAGGCCGGCTTCACTGCTATTGTCATCTACCATGGATGCATTTACCTGTGCATCAGTAAGCACAATCCAAGCCAGAGTCGACAAGACACATGTGACCCGCGGCCggctccctctactcactcatCGTCATCTGAAAGCCAGAAGAAG GAGCTGCTAAATGACAACAGGCCCAGGAAGATGCGCACTACACGCGAACTAACACTCAGTGAAAATAAGAATGTGTCCCCATCCAAGTCTGCTCACTCTGTCCGACAGTCCACCGACTGTGTGCAGCAAGTGGATGGCCACAGTCACAAGGATGCTGCAGGACAGCAGGcagcagaggaagcagcagcagtcccAGAGCAAGCCTGGTTTCATCCTGAGGGGGACCACGAGGTGGGGGCCAATCAGGACAGTGGTGACCGTGAGATGCAGGACCTGGCCAGTGATGAAGCAGAGCCCACGGGTCAAAAAGGTGAAAGGGACGGTGATGTGCACATGGACTGTAGTGGAGTGACAAACAACAGCAACCAAAGCTGCACAGGGAGAGAGTCGCTGGTGAGGGAGTGTGACTTTGATGAGCTGGAGCGGGAGGAGAGGATCGCTCAAATGAAGGCCAGACTCCGACAGAATGAAGCTGCAGTCAACGATCTGAATTCACAGTAA
- the lrif1 gene encoding ligand-dependent nuclear receptor-interacting factor 1 isoform X2: MYPISKHRDAVQSGTGVFYQAIPAVGADGKKIMKLIPVQLVNGQSVQYDPSKPSLDSSKQKAVNISSPPALMKKIVTQNGSFVNVLPKRGGLDPGDSLNKHPQQQQTESLMSKVPTTPTPAANCVTSVRLPCQVPVMLKSPALPRGQFLQIPPNAHVRTLPASELPPDIKKQIFNSSASSTPGSGVPSVVFVSPVTTVSQCAAPPCDSGPHSPRLPSQTEATAKTSKPLLKLIPKASQASNGPTRWVIEEEDTPTAPRVHPLNPHSVNSHILRTVAQREKTGKHSDVSESNLDESAPEQDNALIMCNGKVFFVAKKCSLLFKQGENDSPTAATKSSEIKETTKPSLAQTQQDISIIISDESDEVIDLCDDDTQDDSQQAASVSTSAASHPDDDNVIFVSYMPPKSKAESTCDLTIKTQTILEKDRDPLSTGSLDSLTQEKSSGGRADADGRDVGATLTEGRSGTDEIVRHVCASAGTNVHDDEGSNVDSKQSTSTQQTPPQPTVCQTSSPAPPPCKMADRQLSQMFGITADVKICLQRIDEASAGLAARSSEFIISAEDRHEPANRLIEKELFLQDFYRSCKYQNNDLKRVEVVTEQVQPAEAATAHTDVMSLQCAVFKLNTKPHSELGHCSPKGVSCGVENTTLIGYVEPIDEDFFNANEIAESQDVAALQQTQTCVDLNTSRIGRTRKRTMCPCCVPGTLEPAVKSSARSEELEKWACRTEHISKKGTRTKAARKGVTTSGNGCLTVRNNQKSKTHAVPARDRLSSTSTDTDELKRDRQIQRLKELLKEREAALELMEQSMS; the protein is encoded by the exons ATGTATCCTATCAGTAAACACAGGGATGCAGTTCAGAG tggGACTGGTGTCTTCTACCAGGCGATACCTGCTGTTGGAGCCGACGGAAAGAAAATCATGAAACTGATTCCTGTACAGCTGGTCAATGGACAGTCTGTCCAATATGATCCAAGTAAACCCAGTTTGGATTCTAGCAAACAGAAAGCTGTAAATATTTCCTCACCACCAGCTCTGATGAAAAAGATTGTCACACAGAACGGTTCCTTTGTAAATGTCTTGCCTAAGCGAGGAGGATTGGATCCTGGTGATTCACTAAACAAGCatccacaacagcagcagactgaAAGTTTAATGTCCAAAGTGCCGACGACCCCAACGCCTGCAGCAAACTGTGTGACGTCGGTAAGACTTCCATGTCAGGTCCCAGTGATGTTGAAATCTCCAGCACTCCCCAGAGGACAGTTCCTTCAGATTCCCCCTAATGCACATGTGCGAACATTGCCAGCATCTGAACTTCCTCCAGATATCAAGAAGCAGATTTTTAATTCATCAGCCAGTTCCACTCCAGGTTCAGGCGTGCCCAGTGTAGTCTTTGTGTCACCTGTCACCACCGTGAGTCAGTGTGCTGCTCCACCGTGTGATTCTGGACCTCACTCACCCAGGCTGCCTTCTCAGACAGAAGCCACAGCTAAAACATCGAAGCCACTTTTAAAATTGATTCCAAAAGCTTCACAAGCGTCTAACGGCCCTACAAGGTGGGTGATTGAAGAAGAGGACACCCCGACGGCTCCACGTGTGCATCCTCTTAACCCTCATTCTGTTAATTCACACATTCTTCGAACAgtggcacagagagaaaaaactggcAAGCACTCGGATGTTTCTGAGTCTAACCTGGACGAAAGCGCACCAGAGCAGGATAATGCCTTAATCATGTGCAACGGGAAGGTGTTTTTTGTGGCCAAAAAATGCAGCCTACTTTTTAAACAAGGAGAAAACGACTCgcccacagcagcaacaaaaagttctgaaataaaagaaaccaCAAAACCTTCATTAGCTCAAACACAGCAGGACATCAGCATTATTATTTCAGATGAGTCAGATGAAGTTATCGATCTCTGTGATGACGATACTCAGGACGACTCACAACAAGCAGCATCAGTTAGCACGTCAGCGGCCTCTCATCCGGATGATGACAACGTAATATTTGTGTCATACATGCCACCCAAATCTAAGGCTGAGTCCACATGTgatttaacaataaaaacacaaacaatactagaaaaggacagagacccGCTGAGCACGGGCAGCTTGGACAGTTTGACACAGGAGAAGAGCTCGGGTGGTAGAGCTGACGCTGACGGAAGGGATGTGGGCGCCACTCTTACGGAAGGAAGATCCGGCACAGATGAAATTGTCAGACATGTTTGTGCTTCTGCCGGGACAAATGTGCATGATGATGAGGGCTCAAACGTGGACAGTAAGCAGAGCACCTCCACCCAACAG aCCCCTCCACAGCCGACAGTTTGTCAGACATCTTCACCGGCACCTCCGCCCTGTAAAATGGCTGACCGTCAGCTGAGCCAGATGTTTGGGATTACAGCTGATGTGAAGATTTGCCTGCAGAGGATCGACGAGGCCTCTGCTGGACTGGCAGCTCGGAGTAGTGAGTTTATAATCTCAGCAGAGGATCGGCATGAACCAGCGAATAGGTTGATAGAGAAGGAACTCTTTCTGCAGGACTTCTACAGGTCCTGTAAATACCAGAACAATGATTTGAAAAGAGTGGAAGTAGTAACTGAACAGGTACAGCCAGCAGAGGCTGCCACTGCTCACACAGATGTCATGTCTCTTCAATGTGCCGTTTTCAAGCTGAACACAAAACCTCACTCTGAATTGGGCCACTGTTCACCCAAGGGGGTGTCATGTGGtgttgaaaacacaacattgattGGTTATGTGGAACCAATAGATGAGGACTTCTTCAATGCAAATGAAATCGCAGAGTCGCAGGATGTAGCAGCCCTGCAACAGACTCAGACTTGTGTGGACCTGAACACCAGCAGAATAGGAAGGACGAGGAAACGAACCATGTGTCCATGTTGCGTCCCTGGTACTCTGGAGCCTGCAGTGAAATCCAGTGCAAggtcagaggagctggagaagtgGGCATGCAGGACAGAGCATATCAGTAAAAAAGGGACACGAACAAAAGCTGCTAGGAAAGGCGTGACAACATCTGGAAACGGCTGTCTAACAGTCCGAAATAATCAGAAATCTAAGACTCATGCGGTTCCAGCCAGGGACCGTTTGTCCTCAACATCCACGGACACAGATGAACttaagagagacagacagatccaaagacTCAAAGAGCTtctgaaagagagggaggcagcTTTAGAACTGATGGAACAAAGCATGAGCTGA
- the lrif1 gene encoding ligand-dependent nuclear receptor-interacting factor 1 isoform X1, with amino-acid sequence MYPISKHRDAVQSGTGVFYQAIPAVGADGKKIMKLIPVQLVNGQSVQYDPSKPSLDSSKQKAVNISSPPALMKKIVTQNGSFVNVLPKRGGLDPGDSLNKHPQQQQTESLMSKVPTTPTPAANCVTSVRLPCQVPVMLKSPALPRGQFLQIPPNAHVRTLPASELPPDIKKQIFNSSASSTPGSGVPSVVFVSPVTTVSQCAAPPCDSGPHSPRLPSQTEATAKTSKPLLKLIPKASQASNGPTRWVIEEEDTPTAPRVHPLNPHSVNSHILRTVAQREKTGKHSDVSESNLDESAPEQDNALIMCNGKVFFVAKKCSLLFKQGENDSPTAATKSSEIKETTKPSLAQTQQDISIIISDESDEVIDLCDDDTQDDSQQAASVSTSAASHPDDDNVIFVSYMPPKSKAESTCDLTIKTQTILEKDRDPLSTGSLDSLTQEKSSGGRADADGRDVGATLTEGRSGTDEIVRHVCASAGTNVHDDEGSNVDSKQSTSTQQVSMGVDVDPESPADGSSAACFHKQEKTPPQPTVCQTSSPAPPPCKMADRQLSQMFGITADVKICLQRIDEASAGLAARSSEFIISAEDRHEPANRLIEKELFLQDFYRSCKYQNNDLKRVEVVTEQVQPAEAATAHTDVMSLQCAVFKLNTKPHSELGHCSPKGVSCGVENTTLIGYVEPIDEDFFNANEIAESQDVAALQQTQTCVDLNTSRIGRTRKRTMCPCCVPGTLEPAVKSSARSEELEKWACRTEHISKKGTRTKAARKGVTTSGNGCLTVRNNQKSKTHAVPARDRLSSTSTDTDELKRDRQIQRLKELLKEREAALELMEQSMS; translated from the exons ATGTATCCTATCAGTAAACACAGGGATGCAGTTCAGAG tggGACTGGTGTCTTCTACCAGGCGATACCTGCTGTTGGAGCCGACGGAAAGAAAATCATGAAACTGATTCCTGTACAGCTGGTCAATGGACAGTCTGTCCAATATGATCCAAGTAAACCCAGTTTGGATTCTAGCAAACAGAAAGCTGTAAATATTTCCTCACCACCAGCTCTGATGAAAAAGATTGTCACACAGAACGGTTCCTTTGTAAATGTCTTGCCTAAGCGAGGAGGATTGGATCCTGGTGATTCACTAAACAAGCatccacaacagcagcagactgaAAGTTTAATGTCCAAAGTGCCGACGACCCCAACGCCTGCAGCAAACTGTGTGACGTCGGTAAGACTTCCATGTCAGGTCCCAGTGATGTTGAAATCTCCAGCACTCCCCAGAGGACAGTTCCTTCAGATTCCCCCTAATGCACATGTGCGAACATTGCCAGCATCTGAACTTCCTCCAGATATCAAGAAGCAGATTTTTAATTCATCAGCCAGTTCCACTCCAGGTTCAGGCGTGCCCAGTGTAGTCTTTGTGTCACCTGTCACCACCGTGAGTCAGTGTGCTGCTCCACCGTGTGATTCTGGACCTCACTCACCCAGGCTGCCTTCTCAGACAGAAGCCACAGCTAAAACATCGAAGCCACTTTTAAAATTGATTCCAAAAGCTTCACAAGCGTCTAACGGCCCTACAAGGTGGGTGATTGAAGAAGAGGACACCCCGACGGCTCCACGTGTGCATCCTCTTAACCCTCATTCTGTTAATTCACACATTCTTCGAACAgtggcacagagagaaaaaactggcAAGCACTCGGATGTTTCTGAGTCTAACCTGGACGAAAGCGCACCAGAGCAGGATAATGCCTTAATCATGTGCAACGGGAAGGTGTTTTTTGTGGCCAAAAAATGCAGCCTACTTTTTAAACAAGGAGAAAACGACTCgcccacagcagcaacaaaaagttctgaaataaaagaaaccaCAAAACCTTCATTAGCTCAAACACAGCAGGACATCAGCATTATTATTTCAGATGAGTCAGATGAAGTTATCGATCTCTGTGATGACGATACTCAGGACGACTCACAACAAGCAGCATCAGTTAGCACGTCAGCGGCCTCTCATCCGGATGATGACAACGTAATATTTGTGTCATACATGCCACCCAAATCTAAGGCTGAGTCCACATGTgatttaacaataaaaacacaaacaatactagaaaaggacagagacccGCTGAGCACGGGCAGCTTGGACAGTTTGACACAGGAGAAGAGCTCGGGTGGTAGAGCTGACGCTGACGGAAGGGATGTGGGCGCCACTCTTACGGAAGGAAGATCCGGCACAGATGAAATTGTCAGACATGTTTGTGCTTCTGCCGGGACAAATGTGCATGATGATGAGGGCTCAAACGTGGACAGTAAGCAGAGCACCTCCACCCAACAGGTTAGCATGGGAGTTGATGTTGATCCAGAAAgtccagcagatggcagcagtGCAGCATGCTTTCACAAACAGGAGAAG aCCCCTCCACAGCCGACAGTTTGTCAGACATCTTCACCGGCACCTCCGCCCTGTAAAATGGCTGACCGTCAGCTGAGCCAGATGTTTGGGATTACAGCTGATGTGAAGATTTGCCTGCAGAGGATCGACGAGGCCTCTGCTGGACTGGCAGCTCGGAGTAGTGAGTTTATAATCTCAGCAGAGGATCGGCATGAACCAGCGAATAGGTTGATAGAGAAGGAACTCTTTCTGCAGGACTTCTACAGGTCCTGTAAATACCAGAACAATGATTTGAAAAGAGTGGAAGTAGTAACTGAACAGGTACAGCCAGCAGAGGCTGCCACTGCTCACACAGATGTCATGTCTCTTCAATGTGCCGTTTTCAAGCTGAACACAAAACCTCACTCTGAATTGGGCCACTGTTCACCCAAGGGGGTGTCATGTGGtgttgaaaacacaacattgattGGTTATGTGGAACCAATAGATGAGGACTTCTTCAATGCAAATGAAATCGCAGAGTCGCAGGATGTAGCAGCCCTGCAACAGACTCAGACTTGTGTGGACCTGAACACCAGCAGAATAGGAAGGACGAGGAAACGAACCATGTGTCCATGTTGCGTCCCTGGTACTCTGGAGCCTGCAGTGAAATCCAGTGCAAggtcagaggagctggagaagtgGGCATGCAGGACAGAGCATATCAGTAAAAAAGGGACACGAACAAAAGCTGCTAGGAAAGGCGTGACAACATCTGGAAACGGCTGTCTAACAGTCCGAAATAATCAGAAATCTAAGACTCATGCGGTTCCAGCCAGGGACCGTTTGTCCTCAACATCCACGGACACAGATGAACttaagagagacagacagatccaaagacTCAAAGAGCTtctgaaagagagggaggcagcTTTAGAACTGATGGAACAAAGCATGAGCTGA